A window of Saimiri boliviensis isolate mSaiBol1 chromosome 1, mSaiBol1.pri, whole genome shotgun sequence genomic DNA:
ACCTTCCTCTATTCTTTACCAACATCACACAGCAGGTTGGCACCATTTTTGAATAGAGGCTTCGCACAGTATCCTCAGCAGCATCGAGTGTTGTTCATGTTGTGGTAATGAGCAATGGATCTCTCTGAGCAGGCAGTGTGACCTCTGGTCACTCTAAAGGACTGCcagcatttctcttttctcaggcCTGGGGGAGAAGAGCTCTTCTGTGTGTAGGGGTGttgggaacacatggacagaagGAACTGGCCTCGTGTCCCATCATGTTCCTGGGATGGCTCTTCCAAGACCAGCACTTCCTTCTGGCAGGCAGACCCTCACAGAACTCTGCAATTGGAGATAGACAAACTCTTTTTCTTGTCCCCTTTCCCCCAAAATGTCCTCCTATACAAGCCCTCTTAAGAGCTGGTTTTCCATAAGTTGTAGAGCGGGCACTGCTGTGCTGTGCACAGAACCCCAGCCCAGAAGCACAAGTTCCTTGTGGAGCCTGCAGGGATGGCAGTGATGATAGAaccaaggaggtcaaggcaggttgGAGAGAAGTGAGCGGCAGGAAACAGCTCAGGCTGCCTGACCTGGCCCCAGGCTACCCATGAGGGCCTCCAAAAAGGGGCAGAGCTGGCTTATTCAGATCCCTGATGGttttacactttttaaagtaCTCTTTTCTCAGAGACTCttaagtattttcaaaaataggaaGTAATTGAATTTACAGTGGATAAAATCCAGTATTTGAAATcagggagacaggaaaaaaagcagACTAGCATCCCTTTCTGAGAGGTGTATGCTGACCAAAAAGATCTTTCATTCCTGTGAGCACCAGCAGCTCAGTCTCTGGCAGAGAGAGAGGTGGGTTGTAGAGATGGAAACGTGTTTAGCAGATCTCTGCTCCCAATAGGGGCCCTGGCTGCAACTGACCTCCTGATGCCTTGCCAACACTAACCGTGGGTATGGGTACCAACCAGCACAGTGGACATCAGCCCCAGGACCAGTCTACAATTTGCCTAGTGGCCAAATGGTGACTTTTAAATAGGGAGAGCTGGTGGGGCCTTTACCATTCTCTGCccagtcaacaacaacaacatgaaAAGGcagcctgcagaatgggagaaagtatttgcagatCATGTATTTAAGAGGTTAACGTCTAGAATATACGGGTAACTTCAGTTCAACAACAAAAGAGCAAACAACCTATTTTTTAATACCCATCTACCACCTTAACCATTTTAAGGGACTGAAATTGATTTAACCCATTCGAATGATTTTACTCATTCAAAATGACTTGAGACGTCTCTCCGAAGAGATACACAGATAGCCAACAAGTACATGAAATTatgtttaacatcactaatcCTTCGGaagatgcaaaataaaatcacaatgagatacttcACACTTACTTGAATGGCCACTatttgaaacaaacagaaaaccagaaaataacaacTATAggcaagaatgtggaaaaattgaAATCCTTGTGTGCTGTTACTGTAGACTTAGGCTGCTGTGGAAAACCGTATGACCGATACTCAAAAACACACAATAActgtgtgatccagcaattccacttgtgggtatatacccacaagaactgaaagcagggtctcagAGATAtctgtacacccatgttcacagcagcattatttacagttACCCAAAGGTacaagcaacccaagtgtccacgGACAGATGAACAGATCAACAAAGTGTGCTGTATATGTACAATTGAATGTtatttggccttaaaaaggaaggacattttgatacatactacaacatcgatgaaccttgaggacatgtGCTAAATGAAATATGCCAGTTAAAGACAACACTTACTTATGGTAATAAATTTCATAGAGACACAAAGCAGAGTGGTGACTGTCAGGGTAACGAGGTGGAGGGGTTCTGGGGGTAAAGGggagttctggagattggttgcatAATTGTGAATGCAAACTAAAATGGTTAAGACAGTAAATTTTGTATGTactttaccacaattaaaattttaaaaatattgtaaataaagtcatgaaaaattacttttaaaatgaatcacAGACTTACATGTAAgaggtaaaactataaaacttttgaatgaagataaaataaagctGAGATTAGGCAGTAGTTTCTTAGATGtagcaaaagataaaaataaattgtaattagccaaaattagaaattatacttaaaaggataccatcaagaaagtgagaaGACAAACCCCAATTTGGGAGAATTTGTGAATCACTTATCTTTAGTTGACTTGTATCTACAACACATGAAGAACTGTTACAACAGTAAAAAGAACCAAACTGGAAACTGGActaaggacttgaatagacatttctccaaagacatacaaatggccaataagcacatgaaaacatgctcaaacATCATtagccatgcctgtaatcaagcAGATGAACAATAACTGCTGgtgatgtggagaaactggaaccctcaaagattgctggtagaaatgcaaaatggtacagctataGTGGAAAACTTTGGCAGTTCATCAAAATGTTCAAGttgggctgggaacagtggcccacacctgtaatcccagctctttgggagaccgaggtgtgaggatcacctgagcccaggagtttgagaccagcctgggcaatatggggacaaaacaattagctgggtgtggtgggatacaactgtggtcccagctactcagtaggctgaggtaggaggagcctgggaggtgaggttccagagagctgtgatcatgctactgcactccgggCGAcagcagagaccctgtctcaaaaaaaaagtttgaattataTGACCCTGTAATTCCACTCTTAAGGAAACGTATGTCCATGCAAAATTTTTGTTCACCATTGTTCATACCATTAGTCCTAACAGCCCAAAAGTAGAAACACATCAAAGTCTGCCAACTGATGAGTGGGTaaatgtggtacatctatacTATGGAGTATTATTCACAAATAAAAGGTAATGAAGCACAGGTAAATTCTAAATgtggatgagccttgaaaacattacggtaagtgaaagcagccagtcacaaaaggctaCGTATTATATAAAAAGTGTATTAGTGGCTTTTAGAGGCTGAAGGGGAAGagaagtgactgctaatgggtacaggtTGCTCTCTGGAGTGATgcaaatgttctggaattagtgatgatggttgcacaactctggaGATGtaataaaaaccactgaattggtAAGTTTCAGGGTGAATTTCATGGTATGTGTATTTCTCCAAGTAAAGCTCAATAAACCTGTTACTAAACAACAAAGATGACAGAGCTTTATAATCTATATTTTAGAGtttcttattaataaaaagtTATATCACTTGAATATGTATACAGTGGGAAAAATCATTACTGTTCCTTTCCCAGTGAAAAGGAGTACACACAACAGACCTTTGTGATATTCTGCAACCATGAGCCATGCGGGTGTGGAATTCTCTTTTTAGTAAAACCTTTAAAAACTCAAGTCAGCTGTACAACACCCTGATTGCTTTAACTCCAGTGAACCATGGAGGTATAAAGCAGCTAGGGTTCTTTGTGATTCTTCAGTGCCAAAAAGTTGGAAACTTGGATTCCTGTTTGACTCTAAAGTGATCAGAATAAAATCACTGTAAGGCTAATCTTCACCTGCTTCATGGTTTTCATTCTTGCTTTCTATAGTGGGTATCTGTTGTTTCCACTTGCtctaaacccctttcctttaggGATTTGGCCCACTAATCCATGTGATTCTGACAGGAGTTAACAATGACAGCGCATGTAACCCAGGCCTGGCCAAGATCACAGGCCCACATCCCCTTTTCCACAGGGACTGGTCCAATGCAACGGCAGGTGACCCTGGAAGACCAGAGCCCCTTTCTAGGATTTGATTTGTGGACCCGGGAAAAGGAAGTTTTCTCTCCCTTTTGAATCATGGATTATAAGGATGTGGACTTGTAGCTGACACTGGCCCATTATGTAGAGAGTGCCAGCCTGAAAATGAATCCAGGAAACAAAAACAGTCCGAAGATGATGGTAAAGAGCCTGGGCAGCACAATCTGAGGCCTAGCGTCAGCTACGCCTGGTAAGTGCTGAGGTTATTACTTCCGCGAATCAGAGCACAAACGAAGTATTTCTTCTCTAAggaatcaaacaaacaaaatttatttcagaacTAGACAGGAAAGACTGaactaaagaaaaagttttatcCTAAACTTTCCCAAAAGACATCTTTGGGACAGGCTCCATGTTATCAACTGTGTCAGTCACATCAATTGCCAGTGCAAATTGTGTAATCTGACTGAAGAGTCAAGTTTGCAAATAACAatctttccttctctgtgcttTAGAACAATTctcaaaacacatttattatgcTCTTAAGCCATAACTGTTCAATTaggtttttcttctaaaaataatttggatCAAGAGAATCATTTATACATATTCAAAACCAGAACTCATCCATTTTCTTCACTGTGCCATGAAGGGGAAACGAGTCCAACCAAATAGATGTAGTAAAAAGTAGGTTTCCTGTTTTGGCTTCTTTGTGTTAATGACCAGAGAAAATCCTTTGTTGTTTTTCATCTTGGCTTCAACAGAATGTATCaatatcctttttttcctctgaatctTGCCCTGGTGTCCAGctgaaaataaatgtacaattaagtcaCATTTGGTTCAATATAATTAAACACCCCTTACTTTGGTAAGGGGTGTCACCACATGAGAGAAATAAACCAGTTATCAGCAAAATCAAAAAGGCAATGACATCAAAACTACCAAGAAAAACCACAATAATAAAGATGGCATTAAAAATAGCAGTTCCACTTAAAGGCGATCAATAAAGATTTTCTTCACAAGTAGAATCCaaattacatttaactttttatttggaCTATActcaatatttgtcctttttctaGAAAACTTTCTAAGTTTAGgttaatattcaaatatatttgaaatctttAAATTGTAACTGATGAGCCCTGAAAAAATGTTAAGTAACACATTATTTTGGGATTAAAAATCCTTCAAGTGAGTTCCCGCCTCACAAGCTGGCAGCATGTTCTTTGACTGAAGCCTCACCATGGAGCCATTTCTCAAGGGTGGTAGGTAGGTAGAGTGGAGGGTTCTGGTTAGTTTATAAGGCAAACTTGCATAGTCAACGTCACTCCCCAGAAATTCTATACTGGGGGTCTCTAACCTCCAGGCCGTGGACctgtaccagtccatggcctgtcaGGAACCAGGCAgcagagcaggaggtgagcagcagaaGAGTGTTAgggcctgagctccgcctcctgtcagatcaggggCATGACATTCAGATCAGCtgcattagagtctcataggaGCGTGACTCCCACTGTGAATGGTACATGCGAGATATGTAGGTTGTatgctccttataagaatctaatgcctgatgatctgaagtggaagtttcatcccaaaaccatcccccacccctttccCCATCCTAGGACAAATTGTCTTCTTTCATGGAACCCATCCCTAGTGTCAAAATGGCTGGGGACCACTGCTATATAGGAAGGGATTATTTTGGAAACAGACCCTGCCAATTAGTCCCACAAAGGCAGTGTGGACAGACAGCCATTTATCGATGGATCACTAGGTGACGTAGTGAAAgccatgcatttaaaaaataattttttaaataatcaggaTGGTGAGCTGCTCACACTATGAGAACAGCAGATTCAAACTTCCCATCTCACCTTCAATGAGATACACACTCACTGTCTGTAATAGCATGCAAAATGACTTATACAATTtgaattatgtttgttttttgccaAGCATGTATAACAAGTTACATTAAAAGTGATATGATGCTATTCATTTTGGAGGGCCAACAGTAAAACACGGTCTTAGAGAAAGATTATAAAAAGTTCCCTAAACTGGCTGGgcgtaatggctcacacctgtaatcccggcactccgggaggctgaggtgggcagatcaggagtttgagaccaacgtggccaacactgtgaaaccccatctctactaaaaatacaaaaattagctgagcatggtggtgcacgcctgtagtcccgcctacttggaaggctgaggcacaagaatcactggaacccaggaggcggaggttaaagtgagcaaaaagaaaaaaaagggggtccCTAAGGTGCTCTTTTCAGTGTCAAAGTACATGTGAAACTCTGCCTTGTACTGATTATGGAGAAATGGtaagaacatttttttatttttattttttttttgagatggagtctcactctgtcacccaggatggattgcagtggcgcgatcttggctcactgcaacctctgcctcccaggttcaagtgattctcttacctcagcctcctgagtagttgggattacaggtgcactaccacatccagctaatttctgtatttttagtagagacggtgtttcaccatcttggccaagctggtcttgaattcctgacctcgtgatccacctgcctcaacctcccaaagtgctgagattacaggcgtgagccactgtgcctggcccaagaacattttactttttgtgcaAGATTGTTAAAAATTTCTGCAGAAGGTagataaattgtaaaaataaaaataatctgactTCTTTGTTCTTTGGAGATCAAAAACCAACCTTCAGGTAGAGAATTTCAGAGTTTATTGTACATGCTTTGAAATTCTTGACAAAGTTAAAAGCTTGCATTTCACATGTGTAACAAATCTTTGtgagagaagacaagaaaatcaTTCTCTATTCACATTGAATGACAGGAAAAGATGTCActtgaaaaaggaagaagagcatGGCCAAATTTAATCTAACTGTACATCCTCCCTGAATCTGATGAGCTGGCAAAAAATGCTCAAGTTCTTTGTTTACAACCACTTGCAGTAACAAAAGTAACAAAAGGGAAGGGGTTTGCAGTGTAGTTCCTAAGCAAGTAAAAGCATGctcaaggccaggcatagtgggctgtgactcactcctgtaatcccagctttgggaagctgaggcaggcagatcacctgaggtcaggagttcaagagcagcctggccaacatggtgaaatcctgtgtctgctaaaaaatacaaaaattagctgggtgtagtggcaggtgcctgtaatcccagctactcaggaggctgaggcaggagaatctcttgaactgggaggttgcagtgagccaagactgggtcactgcactccagcctgcgtgacagaacaagattccatctcagaaaaaaaaaaaaaagtatcctcaAGTCCAAGTGCTTTCTTCCTTTAATGGGATGctcatttttctggttttatgcttttctcttaaaaaaggGTCTTAGTTTTCATTCCAAAGATCTCTGTAAAGCTTCCAAATCAGAGAATGTTAGGATGAACCCCAGAGATTTGGAATCCCCTTTTAGGCCCTATTTCTACAATCCAGCCCTCCAAAATTCAAACACAGATACTGACATTTGCTCTTAGTCACATAAGGCACGAGTATATACACCTTAGAGCTCCACATTATAGGTCTGTGTACAATTGCCAACTGATCTCAACTCAAGTGGCCAACATCAACTTGTACCCATCGATACCTGCTGAGACTTCATTCTCACACTTTCAGAAATGCATGAAGTTCAGTAGCTGTGGTTAGCACAGTGACAGAATAACATAACAGTGAGCTCTGGGTTTTTATGAATGCTACCTACCATTAATTCATTGGATAAGAAATActatccacatttttttttccaaaccgTATCACTGCAACTTATCTGTAACTATTAAGTCATACATATATTTAACTTCCATGTAGCTAATTTTTagcataagcttttaaaaatctttaaccaCTTACCGTTGATCTTTTACACTcaaaaaatgagtttttcaaaGCTTTGCAGTATCCTTCCTTCAGACACTCCCGAGGGGATTTTCCTTCCTACGACAGACacataaaacaatataaacaCCTTGGAAATTTTCTCACAAAGTACAAAATAATTGTCCTTCTGaaaatagttcttttttaaagtgttaaaagaggaaaatagaaaGTTATGTGAGAAACAGTTCTTAATTCATTTGGGCTGTTGGTGCCTAAACTAAAGAacgaaaaaataaatgtaactttCGGGAACTTGAAGGGCACTGTTGTATTCTTGAAAACACAGGTTTCTATAGGATacttttacttaaaatgtttatataaaaatctagaaagggttatcttcatttccttatttgtgaAATGTGTGAACTATGTACCCTAACATCAGAACATTTTTAGTGTTGGTAGGAGACACTTTACGTAGATATTAACGAGGCAGGCTGGAATACTACCTCAATAGAAACATGTGGCCCATTCATGCACCAGGAAAAAATGTAACTCAATGCTCACTGGCTCTGCATAATCGGGGGTTTCCCCTCAAGCAGATTTTTGACTCTATGACCCCCTCACTGCAAGCACTCCCCAGAACCTTTATGTTGCAAGTGCTAGGCACACTCCGCTAGTTTTTACTATGAAAAGCTACAGGGCACTATGTCTGTGGTATTCCTGTTCCCCAGGAATCTTGGCCACCTTCCAGTCCGTATGTCTGCCTGGGTCCTGGATATCAAATGTCATCCACATCAGTGACTCTCAAAAGTGGATCAGAGTAGCAAGCTTCCTTCCTCTTCAAATGCTGCAATTCTTCTGCTGGGATGTGTTGCCCACATGAACCACGTGGAGGCAGACAAAAGCCTAACCATACAAAAGGTTGTAACGATTGTTTATGAGCTGATACCTCTTCAAACTATGTAAGATGCTACCTTTTTCAAAAGATTTCAACCTATATTGCCAACTGCCTGGGGTAAAGATCCATTAGGTACATTAAAGCTAAGAGGCAGTCATCTACTGTACTCCAAATGACAGACTGCTAGTTGTCTGCTCTTCCTTTTTATCCAGCATATGGCTGGGTGAGATTTCCTAGACACCCTGGCATCTAGTTGTGGTCATGTGACTAAGTTCTAGCCACTGGAATGTGTGGTGAACAGGGGTACAACTGCTGGGTGGGTCCTTAAAGAGGCTTGCCCCTCTTCCTCACTTTACTccaggcgtccccacactttttacacagggggccagttcactgtccctcagaccgttggagggccgccacatactgtgctcctctcactgaccaccagtgaaagaggtgccccttcttgaagtgtggcagggggccggataattggcctcagggggccgcagtttggggatgcctgctttactCCATAAGGTTGCCGGGCCTGATGATGTGGAAGCAAAGCAGTCTTGAACCGTGACTGTAAGAGCAACATCCTATTTCCTACATTTTCCTATTTCACAGCACATAGAGTCACAAGATCAACAGGGTCTGTGTCCATGGAAGACTGAGAGAAATGACCAGGACCTGCTTATACGTacaaaaacaagagaaagttgtttaagccactattATCCTGGGTCTCTGAAACATGTACTTGAATTTATGTTCTAACTAATACACTCCCAAGCTTTTTTGCTTTCTGAGATCAAGATCAGTCAGTACTCTCAAACATGGCTGTGCCCAAGAACCAACCTAGGAAAGAAACTTAACTAATCGGGGGTGGGGTAAGGGCAGCAGTGgaatctgtacttttaaaaacCCACACCagttccaggtgattctgatgaagAGCCAGCAGGTCTGGAGTTCCTCTTGCAGAGTTTCATTGTCCTGATCATCCAGGAGTCATTAATCCTAATACGTCTCTGCAAGAGATGCCTTTTGCATCTGATTTTTTCCCTGCTTTCCTCCAACCCCATTGGAATTTACATACTTACCATTACCCTGAGTTCCTCTGAGACCCTCTAACTCCTTGACAATCTCCCAAAGCAGCACCTAGAACTAAATACACGTTTATGCTGAATTCCTCCCTAGAGTGAGATGCTGCAGGTTTCAGATGGGTTAAATACTGGCCAGAAGAGTCTGTGGCACCAACCTGACCTAAGATCGGATTAACCTTTTTCTTCAAGAACTTAAGAAATCTAAAATCTCCATCATAAATAAGGTTGCCATACAGAGCAAACATGGACCTCACCAGAGCTTTCCCTGGTCTTCAGTCTCCAGTGAGGAGTAGTGGGCAGTAGCTGCCAGTGACACCATCCAAGAAAGTAGGAGATTGTTCTGGACCTGAAAACCTCCTCACTATTGCCCTTTTACACTCCAGCTGAAGTAACTATTCAGAATGAATTTAACACAAAATGCATCCAGCTAAATAACTGTTCATAAGCATCAGGCTTTCTGGCTGACCAAACTGAGCATTGGTAGGGCCACGTATTGAATGGTAGGGAAAGCAAAGTCTGTACCAGCTGTCCCAATCATCATCTCTGCCTAAAGCATGCTAGCCTTCCAAAGCCCAGCTTTCTGCACTGGAGAGACCATGTTCCATTCATCGGTATTTGTTCCCTGAATTGGAGCCTGGCACTCCATACATGTTTGCTGTGTCAACCACTGTAGAAAGCCAGCTTGGAATTCTCTGTGCTGTTGATAGTGCCCTCAGCTTGCAGTTTCTCTCCTCAGTCCTACTTGGCGCACTTTCTTCCCTTGACCACTCATCAACATGGCCTGAACGTCTGGATAAAATCCAATCTCCTCACCCTGACACACACGCAGGCCTTCACACCTGGCTGCAACCTTCCCCTCAGGCCTTCTGCTGCACTATCATAAGGACACGAGCTCCTCTGGGCCCTcccatctctctgcctctgcaCTTGGTGTTCTTTTAGATTTCCCTCACAACCGCAATTCCCGCTCCTTTACTTGATAAACTACTACCCAACCTTTCgactcagctcaaatgtcacctcagaAGATTATTCCAAATTCTGAAGCAAAATCAGACGCTCTCCATGGGCTAaggcattttttt
This region includes:
- the COA5 gene encoding cytochrome c oxidase assembly factor 5; the protein is MPQYYEDKPEGGACSGLREDLGLCLLQSDCVIQEGKSPRECLKEGYCKALKNSFFECKRSTLDTRARFRGKKGY